A single region of the Raphanus sativus cultivar WK10039 chromosome 1, ASM80110v3, whole genome shotgun sequence genome encodes:
- the LOC108811589 gene encoding protein NRT1/ PTR FAMILY 6.3, whose protein sequence is MSLPETKSQTLLDAWDFQGRPADRSKTGGWASAAMILCIEAVERLTTLGIGVNLVTYLTGTMHLGNATAANTVTNFLGTSFMLCLLGGFIADTFLGRYLTIAIFAGIQATGVSILTLSTIIPGLRPPRCNPTTSSHCVEASGIQLTVLYLALYLTALGTGGVKASVSGFGSDQFDEIEPKERSQMTYFFNRFFFCINVGSLLAVTVLVYIQDDVGRKWGYGLCAFSIVLALSVFLAGTNRYRFKKLIGSPMTQVATVIVAAWRNRRLQLPSDPSYLYDLDDVIAAESSMKSKQKLPHTKQFRSLDKAAIKDQETAMTQNVFNKWTLSTLTDVEEVKQIVRMLPIWATCILFWTVHAQLTTLSVAQSETMDRHIGSFEIPPASMAVFYVGGLLLTTALYDRVAIRLCKKLFNYPQGLRPLQRIGLGLLFAAMGMAVAALVEIKRLRTAHSHGPTVKTLPLGFYLLIPQYLIVGIGEALIYTGQLDFFLRECPKGMKTMSTGLLLSTLALGFFFSSVLVTIVEKFTDKSHPWIADELNKGRLYNFYWLVTVIVTLNFLIFLVFSKWYVYKDKRLAELGIELEDEPDIPMGHA, encoded by the exons atgtctCTTCCTGAAACTAAATCCCAAACCCTTCTCGATGCTTGGGACTTCCAAGGCCGCCCTGCTGACCGCTCTAAAACCGGTGGATGGGCTAGCGCCGCCATGATTCTCT GTATTGAGGCGGTAGAAAGGCTGACGACTTTAGGTATCGGCGTTAATCTGGTGACGTATTTGACGGGAACTATGCATTTAGGCAATGCAACGGCGGCTAACACCGTCACCAACTTCCTTGGAACTTCGTTCATGCTCTGTCTCCTTGGTGGCTTCATAGCCGACACCTTTCTCGGAAg GTACCTAACGATTGCTATATTCGCCGGAATCCAAGCCACG GGTGTCTCGATCTTAACCCTCTCAACTATAATACCGGGACTTAGACCACCAAGATGCAACCCAACGACGTCGTCTCATTGCGTAGAAGCCAGTGGAATACAACTGACGGTCCTATACCTAGCCTTATACCTCACGGCCCTAGGAACCGGAGGCGTGAAGGCAAGTGTCTCCGGTTTTGGGTCAGACCAATTCGATGAGATAGAACCGAAAGAACGGTCACAAATGACATATTTCTTCAACCGCTTCTTCTTTTGTATAAATGTTGGTTCCCTTTTAGCCGTGACGGTCCTTGTCTACATACAAGACGATGTTGGACGCAAATGGGGATATGGTCTTTGCGCGTTTTCAATCGTACTTGCTCTAAGCGTTTTCTTGGCCGGCACTAATCGCTACCGTTTCAAGAAGCTGATCGGTAGCCCAATGACGCAAGTTGCGACGGTTATTGTGGCGGCGTGGAGGAATAGGCGGCTCCAGTTGCCGTCGGACCCCTCATATCTATACGACTTGGACGATGTTATTGCTGCGGAAAGTTCGATGAAGAGTAAACAAAAGCTGCCGCATACCAAACAATTCCG TTCATTAGATAAGGCAGCGATAAAGGACCAAGAAACGGCGATGACCCAAAACGTATTCAACAAATGGACACTTTCAACACTAACCGATGTTGAGGAAGTGAAACAAATCGTTCGGATGTTACCAATTTGGGCAACATGCATCCTCTTTTGGACCGTCCATGCACAATTGACGACATTATCAGTCGCACAATCGGAGACAATGGACCGTCACATTGGGAGCTTTGAGATCCCTCCAGCCTCCATGGCCGTCTTTTATGTTGGTGGTCTCCTCCTAACGACTGCCCTTTACGACCGCGTCGCTATTCGCCTATGCAAAAAGCTATTCAACTACCCCCAAGGTCTAAGACCACTTCAACGTATTGGTTTAGGTCTCTTATTCGCAGCCATGGGTATGGCTGTAGCTGCTTTGGTAGAGATCAAACGTCTTAGAACCGCACATTCACACGGTCCAACAGTCAAAACGCTTCCTCTAGGGTTTTATCTACTCATCCCACAATACCTTATCGTTGGTATCGGCGAGGCGCTGATATACACAGGAcagttggatttttttttgagagagTGTCCTAAAGGTATGAAAACGATGAGCACGGGGCTATTGTTGAGCACACTGGCGTTAGGGTTTTTCTTCAGCTCTGTTCTCGTGACAATCGTTGAGAAATTCACCGATAAATCTCATCCATGGATCGCTGATGAACTGAACAAGGGCCGTCTATACAATTTCTATTGGCTCGTGACCGTAATTGTTACTTTGAACTTCCTTATTTTCCTCGTTTTCTCCAAGTGGTACGTTTACAAGGACAAAAGACTAGCTGAGCTTGGGATTGAGTTGGAAGATGAGCCAGATATTCCCATGGGTCATGCATGA